The following proteins are encoded in a genomic region of Coffea eugenioides isolate CCC68of chromosome 6, Ceug_1.0, whole genome shotgun sequence:
- the LOC113775966 gene encoding thaumatin-like protein 1 — MKIKIIFAFFVFLIAYAFSVRFTIDNNCPYTIWPASVTRSKGPQILTGFELASHASKKLEVPSQWSGRIWARFVCSGFEGKFTCRSGDCGSGQIECGGASGAAPATLVEFTLFGSGGQDFYDISLVDGFNLPVRVAPQIAGCTTISCPVDINRRCPKELAVFNTEGGIIGCKSACVAFNQPQYCCTGDYGSPDKCKPTNYSNVFKQPCPQAYSYAYDDRSSLFTCKRHPDYVITFCP; from the exons ATGAAGATCAAAATTATTTTCGCCTTCTTCGTTTTCTTAATCGCTT ATGCATTTTCCGTTAGATTCACCATCGACAATAATTGCCCATACACCATATGGCCTGCATCAGTGACCCGCAGCAAAGGACCTCAAATATTAACCGGATTTGAGTTGGCGTCTCACGCCTCAAAAAAACTAGAGGTTCCATCCCAGTGGTCTGGACGAATTTGGGCCAGATTTGTTTGCTCAGGCTTCGAAGGCAAATTTACTTGTCGGAGCGGTGACTGTGGCTCCGGTCAAATAGAATGCGGCGGCGCGAGCGGAGCAGCTCCTGCAACTCTGGTGGAATTCACGTTATTTGGTTCCGGTGGGCAAGATTTCTATGATATTAGCCTCGTTGATGGATTCAATTTGCCAGTGAGAGTTGCACCACAAATTGCTGGTTGTACTACCATTAGTTGTCCGGTTGACATCAATAGAAGGTGTCCAAAAGAACTGGCCGTATTCAACACGGAAGGCGGTATAATCGGTTGTAAGAGCGCTTGTGTGGCGTTCAATCAACCCCAATATTGCTGCACAGGTGATTACGGCTCGCCTGACAAATGCAAGCCAACGAATTATTCAAATGTCTTTAAGCAGCCATGTCCTCAAGCTTATAGTTATGCATATGACGATCGAAGTAGCTTATTTACGTGTAAACGTCACCCTGACTATGTTATCACATTTTGTCCATGA
- the LOC113775024 gene encoding protein fluG, whose product MEKFAQLREAIERVEVVDAHAHNIVALDSGVHFLSCFSEATGEEALSHVPHTINFKRSLREISELYGTESSLPAVEEFRRSSGLEVITATCFKAARISTLLIDDGFELDKKQEIKWHEKFVPCVRRILRIERLAEQILDEGSPSGTTWTLDAFTEKFVQKLKSLSGEVVGYKSIAAYRSGLDIDTKVTVEQAEKGLYDVLGVGSPVRIANKNFIDYVFTCALEVALCFDLPIQIHTGFGDKDLDLRLSNPLHLRNILEDKRFSKSRLVLLHASYPFTKEASYLASVYPQVYLDFGLAIPKLSFHGMISSVKELMDLASTRKVMFSTDGCAFPEAFYLGAKKAREVVFSVLRDACIAGDLSIQDAVAAVKDIFADNAKEFYKIKVAEKPIKSEVLAFASNLPTEISASGEDLVLVRIIWVDASGQQRCRVVPRKRFHDVVKKNGVGLACACMAMTSAVDGPADGTNLSGVGEVRLIPDMLTKYTIPWAKQQEMVLGDMHLTPGEAWEYCPREALRRVSKLLRDEFNLVMNAGFENEFVLLRNIAREEKEEWVPFDTKPYCSTSAFDAVFPILQEVTSSLQSLNITVEQLHAEAGNGQFEMALGYTVCTKAADNLVFTRETIKAVARKHGILATFLPKYALDDIGSGSHVHISLSENGENVFMARGESTEHGMSNVGEEFMAGVLTHLPSILVFTAPIPNSYDRIQPNTWSGAYLCWGKENREAPLRTACPPGVPNGVVSNFEIKVCDGCANPYLALASIIVAGLDGLRRHLKLPKPVDQNPDNLKEEIQRLPKSLSESLEALEKDTLMRDLIGEKLLTAIKGVRKAEIKYHAENKDAYKKLIHRY is encoded by the exons ATGGAGAAATTTGCACAGCTGAGAGAAGCAATAGAGAGAGTGGAGGTGGTAGACGCCCACGCCCACAATATCGTTGCTCTCGATTCCGGCGTGCATTTCCTTAGTTGCTTCTCTGAAGCCACCGGTGAAGAGGCTTTATCCCATGTGCCGCACACCATTAACTTCAAG AGGAGTTTAAGAGAAATATCAGAACTGTATGGCACAGAGTCGTCCTTGCCTGCCGTTGAAGAATTCCGGCGTTCGTCCGGATTGGAAGTGATTACGGCGACGTGTTTCAAGGCTGCAAGAATATCAACTCTGCTCATCGATGATGGATTTGAATTGGATAAGAAGCAGGAAATCAAGTGGCACGAGAAATTTGTACCGTGTGTTAGGAGAATACTGAGAATCGAGCGTTTGGCCGAACAGATACTTGACGAG GGAAGTCCATCTGGAACAACTTGGACGCTGGACGCTTTCACTGAAAAGTTTGTGCAGAAGTTAAAATC ATTATCTGGTGAAGTTGTTGGCTACAAAAGCATTGCAGCATACCGCAGTGGTCTGGATATTGATACCAAAGTCACAGTGGAGCAGGCTGAGAAAGGCCTTTACGATGTTTTAGGAG tTGGAAGTCCTGTCCGCATTGCAAATAAAAACTTCATTGATTATGTTTTCACTTGCGCTTTGGAGGTCGCCCTATGTTTTGACTTACCAATCCAGATTCACACCGG TTTTGGGGATAAAGATCTTGATTTGAGACTATCTAATCCCCTACATCTCCGCAACATTCTCGAAGACAAACGATTCAGCAAGTCTCGGCTCGTGCTTTTACATGCATCTTATCCTTTTACAAAGGAAGCATCATATCTAGCCTCTGTGTATCCTCAG GTCTATCTTGATTTTGGGTTGGCAATTCCGAAACTAAGTTTCCATGGGATGATATCTTCAGTAAAAGAACTCATGGATCTTGCTTCAACAAGGAAG GTGATGTTTAGCACTGATGGCTGTGCATTTCCTGAGGCTTTTTATTTAG GTGCAAAAAAAGCACGGGAAGTTGTGTTTTCTGTTCTACGAGATGCCTGTATTGCAGGAGATCTCTCAATTCAAGATGCTGTAGCAGCAGTTAAAGATATTTTTGCTGATAATGCGAAagaattttataaaattaagGTTGCTGAAAAACCTATCAAGTCGGAAGTTCTTGCTTTTGCTTCCAATTTACCCACTGAAATCAGTGCCTCTGGTGAAGATCTGGTTCTTGTTCGCATCATCTGGGTAGATGCTTCTGGACAGCAAAGGTGTCGT GTCGTTCCACGGAAACGATTCCATGATGTTGTGAAGAAGAATGGCGTGGGTCTAGCTTGTGCATGTATGGCAATGACTTCAGCTGTTGACGGTCCTGCTGATGGGACTAATCTGAGCGGCGTGGGTGAGGTCAGACTGATTCCTGATATGTTGACCAAATACACAATCCCATG GGCAAAACAGCAGGAAATGGTTCTAGGTGATATGCATCTTACACCAGGTGAAGCATGGGAATATTGCCCAAGAGAAGCACTAAGACGGGTTTCTAAACTCTTGAGAGATGAATTTAACTTG GTAATGAATGCAGGATTTGAAAACGAGTTTGTTCTCTTGAGAAATATTGCAAG GGAGGAGAAAGAAGAATGGGTACCTTTTGACACAAAACCTTATTGCTCTACATCAGCATTTGATGCCGTATTTCCTATACTTCAGGAAGTGACATCTTCTCTGCAGTCCTTGAATATTACAGTGGAACAG CTACATGCGGAGGCTGGAAATGGTCAATTCGAAATGGCCTTGGGATATACAGTTTGTACTAAAGCTGCTGACAACTTAGTTTTTACACGTGAAACAATTAAAGCTGTTGCAAGGAAACATGGAATCCTGGCTACTTTTTTGCCGAA GTATGCATTGGATGACATTGGCTCTGGGTCACATGTTCACATCAGTTTATCTGAGAATGGAGAAAATGTATTCATGGCTCGAGGTGAATCAACTGAGCATGGGATGTCCAATGTTGGGGAGGAGTTCATGGCTGGGGTGTTAACTCATCTTCCTTCGATTTTGGTATTTACTGCACCAATTCCCAATAG TTATGATCGGATACAGCCAAATACATGGAGTGGAGCATACCTTTGCTGGGGTAAAGAAAACAGGGAGGCTCCACTAAGAACTGCATGCCCACCTGGTGTGCCAAATGGTGTTGTGAGCAACTTTGAGATCAAAGTGTGTGATGGGTGTGCAAACCCCTATTTAGCCTTGGCTTCTATAATTGTTGCAGGGCTTGACGGTCTTCGCAGACATTTAAAGCTACCTAAACCTGTTG ATCAAAATCCGGATAATCTCAAAGAAGAAATTCAAAGATTGCCAAAGTCTCTTTCTGAATCTCTAGAAGCTCTAGAGAAGGACACTCTGATGAGGGATTTGATTGGTGAAAAGCTCTTAACTGCAATTAAGGGGGTGAGAAAG GCTGAAATCAAGTACCATGCCGAGAACAAGGATGCATACAAGAAACTTATACACAGATACTAA